From the Lathyrus oleraceus cultivar Zhongwan6 chromosome 4, CAAS_Psat_ZW6_1.0, whole genome shotgun sequence genome, one window contains:
- the LOC127076804 gene encoding uncharacterized protein LOC127076804: protein MSLGYVNKTFSCRITVKPLLQLLLLFSSSLSLSSFSQSTESKTLVPMGRNKIFEKASEMNLRPAAADESGEGLPYAPENWPEPGDIWGWKSGKRLQTNGLCFQDRYLYLPLRLSQTENGGSKRKQRHIFASKLSAERYIKTTFPDADVNKFFASFTWRIPAAQPSTNGGNVVPIAAVPLQQIPQAGGQYDSDDGRTTNILKCKAGNQMCDSLNFEVAIKYSPAMSCDICCSESGFCRGCSCILCCKAVSTAHGGYSYIKCPVNAGAGICGHVAHLECALRSSLAGTVGKSIGLDAEYHCRRCDGRTDLVSHVERFVQICKSITVDLDDEIKKKVLDLGACLLRGSTKPAAKKLLNSVELAITKLKCVSNGENMKKKRKRDDNPMAHSAGLARRGIDPMEVTMNEIRSEARLRKEFNDHHSRSLKLEAEIDDVLVGLRNSQELEYMVAKEKLKAQKLNLKNLYEQLDKVVSELECPNLSQSEPLYRAIREIKEQIRREMVKFEDMKKVASGFGMTSKEILKEHFGLKMAD, encoded by the exons ATGAGTTTGGGTTATGTTAATAAAACATTTTCTTGTCGCATCACTGTGAAACCGCTACTTCAGCTACTCCTTTTATTTAGCTCATCTCTTTCTCTCTCTTCATTTTCACAATCCACAGAATCAAAAACCCTAGTTCCGATGGGGAGGAACAAGATCTTCGAAAAAGCATCTGAAATGAATCTTCGGCCAGCTGCAGCTGATGAATCCGGCGAAGGATTACCATACGCGCCGGAAAATTGGCCGGAGCCCGGTGATATCTGGGGATGGAAGTCAGGGAAAAGACTTCAGACTAACGGATTATGCTTTCAGGATCGGTACCTTTATTTACCGCTTCGATTGAGTCAGACGGAGAATGGAGGATCTAAACGCAAACAACGTCACATCTTCGCCAGCAAGCTATCCGCTGAACGTTACATTAAGACCACTTTTCCGGACGCTGATGTGAATAAGTTCTTCGCATCTTTCACATGGAGGATTCCGGCAGCTCAGCCTTCTACCAACG GAGGCAATGTGGTGCCGATAGCTGCTGTACCTCTTCAACAGATACCACAGGCAGGAGGACAATATGACTCTGATGACGGCCGGACTACTAATATTCTGAAGTGTAAAGCGGGGAATCAAATGTGCGACAGCCTGAACTTTGAAGTGGCGATAAAATATTCCCCGGCCATGTCCTGTGATATATGTTGTTCTGAGTCTGGGTTTTGCCGGGGTTGTTCCTGCATTCTTTGTTGCAAAGCTGTTAGTACTGCTCATGGCGGCTATAGTTATATTAAGTGTCCCGTAAATGCTGGTGCGGGTATATGTGGCCATGTTGCTCATCTGGAATGTGCGCTTCGGTCTTCTTTGGCTGGTACGGTTGGGAAAAGTATTGGTTTAGATGCTGAGTACCATTGCCGACGATGTGATGGGAGAACTGATCTTGTCTCTCATGTTGAAAGATTTGTTCAAATATGTAAAAGTATAACTGTTGATTTGGATGATGAAATTAAGAAGAAGGTTTTAGACCTTGGCGCTTGTCTGTTGCGCGGCTCAACAAAACCTGCCGCAAAGAAGCTTCTGAATAGTGTTGAATTGGCCATCACAAAG CTCAAATGTGTGAGCAATGGTGAAAatatgaagaagaagaggaagagaGATGACAATCCTATGGCTCATTCTGCAG GCTTGGCACGTCGTGGCATTGATCCAATGGAAGTTACCATGAATGAAATCCGTTCAGAAGCTAGATTAAGGAAGGAATTTAATGATCATCATTCACGTTCTTTGAAACTTGAGGCTGAGATTGATGACGTTCTGGTGGGTCTTAGAAACTCGCAGGAGCTGGAATATATGGTGGCGAAAGAAAAACTCAAGGCACAGAAGTTGAATTTGAAGAACTTGTATGAGCAGTTAGACAAGGTAGTGTCTGAACTGGAATGCCCTAACTTAAGTCAGTCAGAGCCGTTGTACCGTGCTATCAGGGAAATAAAGGAACAGATAAGAAGAGAAATGGTGAAATTTGAAGATATGAAAAAGGTGGCCAGTGGTTTTGGTATGACATCAAAAGAGATTTTAAAGGAACACTTTGGGTTAAAAATGGCAGATTAG